A section of the Bacillus sp. HSf4 genome encodes:
- a CDS encoding LTA synthase family protein, with translation MRKPFFSKVSFLLLATLLMWLKTYVVYKTSFNIKIENFMQEFILFINPLSFLLVVFGIGLFFKEKNRNRFIIGTSIVLTLILLANMVFYRFYNDFLTIPVLFQTNNMGDLGSSITSLFMPADLLLVVDIAILIWLHKRHAAKSGNTLTRKERAAYFLFAAAVFFFNLGMSEAERPQLLTRSFDREVLVKNISLYNYHIYDGLIQSKQSAQRALADSNSLTEVENFVNANRTETNKDLAGIAKGRNVILVSLESTQSFVINQKLNGKEITPYLNDLIKKSYSFENFYHQTGQGKTSDSEFIVDNSLYPLGRGAVFFTNAGNEYTAAPEILKNHGYYSAIFHANNKSFWNRDIMYKSLEYDKFYDINSYEVNEGNSVGWGLKDKEFFEQTSELMKDLPQPFYTRLITLTNHFPFELDEEDKMIDEYDSKSRTLNRYFPTVRYQDEALKRFIEKLKEDGLYENSIIVLYGDHYGISENHNEAMGQFLGREVTPFEEVQLQRVPLVIHIPGVTDKEPKTIDTVGGQIDIRPTLLNLLGIDSSDQIQFGNDLFSKDKEEFTVLRDGSFITKDKVYTDGVCYDKSTGQPVKNQESCEPYIEKAKQELSLSDQIIYGDLLRFYDSERLKKQPAAGQQKGSQKE, from the coding sequence ATGAGAAAGCCATTTTTTTCGAAAGTATCATTTTTGCTGCTTGCGACATTGCTGATGTGGCTGAAAACATATGTCGTTTATAAAACCAGCTTTAACATTAAAATTGAAAACTTCATGCAAGAGTTTATTTTGTTCATCAACCCGTTAAGCTTTTTGCTTGTTGTTTTCGGAATCGGCTTGTTTTTTAAAGAAAAAAACAGAAACCGCTTCATTATCGGAACGAGTATCGTTTTGACACTTATTCTTTTGGCCAACATGGTTTTCTATCGTTTTTACAACGATTTCTTAACGATTCCTGTCTTATTCCAGACGAATAATATGGGGGATTTGGGAAGCAGCATCACATCTTTGTTTATGCCTGCCGACCTGCTTCTTGTCGTAGACATCGCGATTTTGATTTGGCTTCACAAACGCCATGCCGCCAAATCCGGCAACACGTTAACGAGAAAGGAGCGAGCGGCATATTTTTTGTTTGCCGCAGCCGTTTTCTTTTTCAATTTGGGAATGTCAGAGGCTGAAAGGCCGCAGCTCTTGACGAGATCGTTCGACAGAGAGGTGCTTGTCAAAAACATCAGCCTTTACAACTACCATATCTATGACGGCCTCATCCAGTCGAAGCAGTCCGCCCAGCGCGCTCTGGCAGACAGCAACAGCCTCACAGAGGTTGAAAACTTTGTCAATGCGAACAGGACGGAAACAAACAAAGATTTAGCCGGTATCGCCAAAGGGCGAAATGTGATTCTCGTATCTTTAGAATCGACCCAAAGCTTCGTCATCAATCAGAAGCTGAACGGCAAGGAAATTACGCCATATTTGAACGACTTGATTAAAAAAAGCTACAGTTTTGAAAACTTTTATCATCAGACAGGCCAGGGAAAAACCTCAGATTCAGAATTTATCGTCGATAATTCCCTTTATCCGCTGGGAAGGGGAGCGGTCTTCTTTACGAATGCCGGAAATGAATATACGGCAGCTCCGGAAATTTTGAAAAATCACGGCTACTATTCCGCGATATTTCATGCGAACAACAAAAGTTTCTGGAATCGGGATATCATGTATAAGTCTTTAGAATACGACAAATTTTATGATATCAATTCATATGAAGTCAATGAGGGAAACTCTGTCGGCTGGGGGCTGAAAGACAAAGAATTTTTTGAGCAGACGTCAGAGCTGATGAAAGATCTGCCACAGCCTTTTTACACGAGACTGATCACGCTGACGAATCATTTTCCGTTTGAACTTGATGAAGAAGATAAGATGATTGACGAATATGATTCAAAGAGCCGCACATTAAACAGATATTTTCCTACAGTCCGCTATCAGGATGAGGCGCTCAAGCGTTTTATTGAAAAGCTGAAAGAGGACGGCCTTTATGAGAACTCCATCATCGTGTTATACGGAGACCATTACGGCATTTCCGAAAACCACAATGAAGCGATGGGGCAGTTCCTCGGAAGGGAAGTAACGCCTTTTGAGGAAGTCCAGCTTCAAAGAGTGCCGCTGGTGATTCACATTCCAGGCGTAACCGACAAAGAACCGAAAACAATTGATACCGTCGGCGGGCAAATTGACATCAGGCCGACTCTGCTGAATTTGCTTGGAATTGACTCAAGCGATCAAATCCAGTTCGGAAATGACTTGTTTTCCAAAGATAAAGAGGAGTTCACGGTGCTTCGCGACGGAAGCTTTATTACGAAAGACAAAGTTTACACAGACGGTGTATGCTATGATAAATCAACGGGACAGCCTGTGAAGAATCAAGAGAGCTGTGAGCCCTACATCGAAAAAGCCAAACAGGAGCTTTCACTCTCAGATCAGATCATATACGGCGATTTGTTGAGATTTTACGACAGTGAACGATTGAAAAAACAGCCGGCTGCCGGTCAACAAAAGGGCAGCCAAAAAGAATAA
- a CDS encoding ROK family glucokinase → MNDSWLVGIDLGGTTVKLAFVSAYGEIQHKWEIPTDKSGDTVTLSIAKAIDSKLEEIGKPKQILKWIGMGAPGPVDIETGIVYKTTNMGWENYPLKDHLEAETGLPAAIENDANIAALGEMWKGAGDGAKDLILVTLGTGVGGGIIVNGEIVHGKNGAGGEIGHISSVPEGGAPCNCGKTGCIETIASATGIVRIVNEKIAAGCDSVLKDIPDVTARHIFEAAEQNDPAALEVIDYVTNHLGLVLGNLASSLNPAKIVIGGGVSKAGEILRSKVEKSFQRYAFPRAGKAAEIVIASLGNDAGVIGGAWIAKNAWLKNQAKPVI, encoded by the coding sequence ATGAATGACAGCTGGCTGGTCGGGATCGATCTTGGAGGAACGACTGTAAAACTCGCTTTTGTAAGCGCTTATGGAGAGATCCAGCATAAGTGGGAAATTCCAACCGATAAATCGGGTGACACCGTTACATTAAGCATTGCAAAAGCGATCGACAGCAAACTGGAGGAAATCGGAAAGCCGAAGCAGATATTGAAGTGGATCGGTATGGGAGCGCCCGGCCCGGTCGATATAGAGACAGGCATTGTTTATAAAACAACCAATATGGGCTGGGAAAACTATCCTTTAAAAGACCATTTGGAGGCTGAGACAGGTTTGCCTGCGGCCATTGAAAACGACGCGAACATCGCGGCTCTCGGCGAAATGTGGAAAGGGGCCGGAGACGGCGCGAAGGATTTGATTCTCGTCACGCTGGGAACGGGAGTCGGCGGCGGCATTATTGTCAATGGAGAAATTGTCCACGGAAAAAACGGAGCCGGGGGAGAAATCGGCCACATCTCATCGGTTCCTGAAGGCGGAGCGCCATGCAACTGCGGAAAAACCGGCTGTATCGAAACGATCGCGTCTGCAACAGGCATCGTCAGAATCGTCAACGAGAAAATCGCAGCCGGCTGTGATTCGGTTTTAAAGGACATTCCTGATGTAACGGCTCGTCATATTTTTGAAGCCGCTGAACAAAACGATCCGGCCGCCTTGGAGGTCATCGATTATGTGACGAACCATTTGGGCCTTGTTCTCGGCAACTTGGCGAGCTCATTGAACCCAGCAAAAATCGTGATTGGCGGCGGCGTTTCAAAAGCAGGTGAAATCCTGCGTTCAAAAGTGGAAAAGTCGTTTCAGCGATACGCCTTCCCAAGAGCGGGCAAGGCCGCTGAGATTGTCATCGCCTCCCTTGGAAATGACGCGGGAGTCATCGGCGGCGCATGGATTGCGAAAAACGCATGGCTTAAAAATCAAGCAAAGCCTGTGATATAA
- a CDS encoding YqgQ family protein gives MKTVYDVQQLLKRFGCFVYFGDRKLEIEFMMEELKEIFLSNLIEKEQWIQAMSILQNELTNIKKK, from the coding sequence ATGAAAACCGTATATGATGTACAGCAGCTTCTGAAACGATTCGGATGCTTCGTATATTTCGGAGATCGAAAGCTCGAGATTGAGTTCATGATGGAAGAACTGAAAGAAATCTTCCTTTCAAATCTGATCGAAAAAGAACAATGGATTCAAGCCATGTCGATTTTGCAGAATGAACTGACGAATATAAAGAAAAAATAA
- a CDS encoding spore germination protein, giving the protein MEKKHVVQKDLAENIEFLNEKLGVDKSFDMIRLDVVYAGRKMAFYLVDGFVKDDIMHYLQKNLSKLSPACLEEDPLEHLIKTYIPYVEIATEDDLDKVADQVLSGPTALLVDGIDHAIIIDARTYPARSPEEPDNERVVRGSRDGFVETIVFNTALTRRRIRDRSLRMEYMQIGRRSKTDVVVCYLEDIADLENVKKLKQSLEAIDTDALTMAEKTLEEYIGGRHWNPYPTVRYTERPDTAAVHLYEGHILVFVDGSPSALITPATFWHHLQHAEEYRNKPLAGAYMRFVRFISVLASIFLLPLWFLLSVHPELLPDALQYIGPEKKGAIPLLAQFLIIEIGVDMMRMAAIHTPSSLATALGLVAALMIGEVAVQVGLFSHEVVLYLAVAAIGTFATPSYEMSVANRLVRIVLLLTAGAFGPIGFVIAIFCWIVYLVRMKSFHVPYLWPFIPFDYRAFRDIAIRTPMPLKNRRPVFLNPQDPDR; this is encoded by the coding sequence ATGGAAAAAAAGCATGTTGTGCAAAAAGATTTAGCTGAAAATATTGAGTTTTTAAACGAAAAGCTTGGAGTCGATAAGAGCTTTGACATGATCAGGCTCGATGTGGTGTACGCGGGGAGAAAGATGGCGTTTTACCTTGTCGACGGGTTTGTAAAAGACGATATCATGCACTATCTCCAAAAAAATCTGTCAAAGCTCTCACCGGCTTGTTTGGAAGAGGATCCGCTCGAACATCTGATTAAGACGTATATTCCCTATGTGGAAATTGCAACTGAGGACGATCTGGACAAAGTAGCAGACCAGGTCTTGTCAGGTCCGACCGCGCTGCTTGTCGACGGCATTGATCACGCGATTATCATAGATGCCAGAACATATCCGGCCAGAAGCCCTGAAGAACCCGATAATGAGCGGGTTGTCAGGGGATCGAGAGACGGTTTTGTCGAAACGATTGTGTTTAACACAGCGTTGACAAGAAGAAGAATCCGCGATCGTTCCTTGAGGATGGAGTATATGCAAATCGGAAGAAGAAGCAAAACAGACGTCGTCGTCTGTTATCTGGAAGATATCGCTGATTTGGAGAATGTCAAAAAACTAAAGCAGTCATTGGAAGCGATCGACACGGACGCTTTGACGATGGCCGAGAAGACGCTGGAGGAATACATCGGCGGCCGGCACTGGAACCCTTACCCGACGGTCCGCTATACTGAAAGACCGGATACTGCTGCCGTTCATTTATATGAAGGCCATATCCTCGTCTTTGTCGACGGTTCACCGAGCGCACTGATTACTCCGGCTACTTTCTGGCACCATTTGCAGCATGCCGAAGAGTATCGGAACAAGCCTCTTGCCGGTGCCTATATGCGGTTTGTCCGTTTTATATCAGTATTAGCTTCGATCTTTTTGCTTCCGCTCTGGTTTTTGCTGTCCGTTCATCCTGAACTGCTGCCTGATGCCCTTCAATATATCGGGCCTGAAAAAAAGGGGGCCATCCCTTTGCTCGCGCAGTTTCTGATCATCGAAATAGGGGTCGACATGATGAGAATGGCTGCAATACATACGCCGTCATCGCTTGCAACAGCACTCGGACTTGTCGCGGCGTTAATGATCGGAGAAGTCGCGGTGCAAGTCGGACTGTTTTCGCATGAGGTTGTCCTTTATCTGGCCGTCGCCGCCATCGGCACATTTGCCACGCCAAGCTATGAAATGAGTGTTGCGAACCGGCTGGTCAGGATCGTGCTGCTCCTCACAGCCGGCGCATTCGGACCGATTGGATTTGTCATCGCCATCTTCTGCTGGATTGTTTATTTGGTCAGAATGAAGTCCTTCCATGTCCCATACTTATGGCCGTTCATTCCCTTTGACTACAGAGCGTTTCGCGATATCGCGATTCGCACGCCGATGCCTCTCAAAAATAGACGGCCCGTATTTTTAAATCCTCAGGATCCCGACCGTTAA
- a CDS encoding tetratricopeptide repeat protein, whose translation MLKEAGDDPNASIESLKLLAVSEMQLDQYEGAEKHLKMVVKKDPSDHASHYNLAVVYARQGEWSKAEQSVRKALKEKPDEDIYQTLHDKLKKKRLR comes from the coding sequence GTGTTGAAGGAGGCAGGCGACGACCCGAATGCTTCGATCGAAAGCCTGAAGCTGCTTGCCGTCTCTGAAATGCAGCTCGACCAATATGAAGGTGCAGAAAAACACCTGAAAATGGTTGTCAAAAAAGATCCTTCAGACCATGCCTCCCATTATAACCTGGCCGTTGTTTACGCGAGACAAGGCGAATGGTCAAAAGCGGAACAATCCGTCCGAAAGGCCTTAAAAGAAAAGCCTGATGAAGACATCTATCAAACGCTGCATGACAAATTAAAAAAGAAACGGCTTAGGTGA
- a CDS encoding rhomboid family intramembrane serine protease: MYSVDYMYWNLIGNLLKRDFELVQTHPSFEEAWLEARGNAPYDLIRIYRRDVDFRQELVRDLEDLFERAERLRTASGRRKLSILNIYLSEQAPVDEWEDVTSQPVADQRVSIVPIFIEQTSRAEGLHKIALALNISPDDLTGLIRDASYEDVDQIRAEVLAAAKKRDEERRREAAVFERGKPVFTWFFAVLQVLMFLLLEMSGGSQNTDTLIRFGAKENSPLLAGEWWRLVTPIILHIGLVHLMFNTFALLSVGAAAERVFGSLRFLVIYISAGIFGSIGSFLFNPYPSAGASGAIFGCLGALLYLAFSNRKAFLKTIGTNIMVMIILNLGLGFAISNVDNAGHIGGLIGGLLTALAVGLPGKRKPVHRLAGWVLLLLIGGCSLYWGTHSAPIHETSMLYQAGNGMNKASMRR; this comes from the coding sequence ATGTATTCAGTTGATTATATGTACTGGAATTTAATCGGTAATCTTTTAAAACGAGATTTTGAGCTTGTACAGACTCACCCTTCGTTTGAAGAAGCTTGGCTTGAAGCGAGGGGGAATGCCCCGTATGATTTGATCCGCATCTACAGGCGGGATGTCGATTTCAGGCAGGAGCTCGTCCGCGATCTTGAAGATCTTTTTGAAAGGGCCGAACGTCTGAGAACGGCTTCAGGAAGACGCAAGCTGTCCATATTGAATATCTACTTATCGGAGCAGGCGCCTGTTGATGAATGGGAGGATGTCACAAGCCAGCCGGTTGCGGATCAGCGCGTCAGCATCGTGCCGATTTTTATCGAACAGACTTCAAGAGCAGAAGGCTTACATAAGATTGCCCTTGCCTTAAATATAAGTCCTGATGATCTCACAGGCCTGATCCGGGATGCTTCATACGAAGATGTTGACCAGATCAGAGCCGAGGTATTGGCTGCGGCCAAAAAGAGAGATGAAGAAAGGCGGCGTGAAGCGGCGGTATTTGAAAGAGGAAAGCCTGTTTTTACATGGTTTTTCGCGGTTCTTCAAGTTTTGATGTTTCTGCTTTTGGAAATGTCGGGCGGAAGTCAAAATACCGATACCCTTATTCGGTTTGGAGCGAAGGAAAACAGCCCTCTTTTAGCCGGTGAATGGTGGAGGCTTGTGACGCCGATCATCCTCCACATCGGACTCGTCCATCTGATGTTTAACACCTTTGCATTATTGTCGGTGGGGGCAGCCGCAGAAAGAGTATTCGGTTCACTTCGTTTTCTTGTCATTTATATATCAGCCGGCATATTTGGTTCGATCGGCAGCTTCCTGTTCAACCCGTATCCTTCAGCAGGAGCGTCAGGGGCCATTTTTGGCTGTTTGGGCGCTTTACTATATCTCGCCTTTTCAAATCGCAAAGCCTTCTTAAAAACGATCGGCACCAACATTATGGTGATGATCATTCTGAATCTCGGCCTCGGCTTCGCCATTTCAAATGTTGACAACGCGGGCCATATCGGCGGATTGATCGGCGGACTTCTGACGGCGCTGGCAGTCGGTCTGCCGGGAAAAAGAAAGCCTGTCCATCGCTTGGCCGGCTGGGTGCTATTATTGCTTATTGGAGGCTGTTCTCTTTACTGGGGGACACATTCAGCGCCGATTCATGAAACCTCCATGCTGTATCAGGCGGGAAATGGTATGAACAAGGCGAGTATGAGAAGGTAA
- a CDS encoding 5-formyltetrahydrofolate cyclo-ligase, with the protein MKRALRNEMKTKLAQMTDKEYQQKTNAIHEAFFSSKQWKEASVIALTISRKPEVATKPIIERAWKEGKTVCIPKCLPETSDMHFRRFQDESELEVVYFGLQEPIVHKTDQLAPEDIDFILVPGICFDPRGYRIGYGGGYYDRYLAGFTKETASLAFHCQIIDKVPHEAHDIPVSQIFTEKTTLICQ; encoded by the coding sequence ATGAAGCGCGCTTTGCGGAATGAAATGAAAACGAAGCTTGCACAGATGACGGACAAAGAATATCAGCAAAAAACAAATGCCATTCACGAGGCTTTTTTCAGCTCAAAACAATGGAAGGAAGCATCCGTCATCGCCCTTACGATCTCGAGAAAGCCCGAGGTGGCGACAAAGCCGATCATTGAGCGGGCCTGGAAAGAAGGGAAGACGGTTTGCATTCCGAAATGTCTGCCGGAAACAAGTGACATGCATTTCCGCCGCTTTCAAGACGAAAGCGAATTGGAAGTCGTTTACTTCGGTTTGCAGGAACCGATTGTACATAAAACCGATCAGCTTGCGCCCGAAGACATCGATTTTATTCTAGTTCCGGGGATATGCTTTGATCCGCGGGGGTACAGAATCGGCTATGGAGGAGGATATTATGACAGGTATTTGGCCGGATTTACAAAAGAGACGGCTTCTCTCGCATTCCACTGTCAGATCATCGACAAGGTTCCCCATGAGGCACACGACATCCCTGTCAGTCAAATTTTCACGGAAAAAACGACTCTCATTTGTCAGTGA
- the rpmG gene encoding 50S ribosomal protein L33 → MRVNITLACTDCGERNYISTKNKRNNPDRVEFKKYCPRDKKTTLHRETK, encoded by the coding sequence ATGCGCGTAAATATTACTTTGGCTTGCACTGATTGCGGCGAGCGTAACTATATTTCTACAAAGAACAAGCGTAACAACCCAGATCGCGTTGAATTCAAAAAGTATTGCCCACGTGACAAAAAAACAACTTTACACCGCGAAACAAAGTAA
- a CDS encoding glycosyltransferase family 4 protein — protein MMKVLMLSLENPCAIKSGAGRYLQNQLDLLKEDIMFTVLTTHRGERCFDGGGQWKMLEIPLELAAHASFEDALAEMNIQMIKKTFEYKGSFDIIHAHDDVTAPAAVYLKRALNLPLISTVHGFESDRQKAAGRKAHPYRLLLERLLLKESGRIIVLSSMMKDFVKERSPEAAEKVRIIPNPCRKTKTVKSRPKTAPYLFSYGRFVPEKGFLQLIRAFNELARLQDGLELVIAGEGPLKSAYEREARSLGMEDRLTVLPFLSDQERENWLGFCEMAVFPSGYEPFGIAVQESMAAGVPVAVGKTGGWNDFVMDFKTGFHIDFTDAYEAGRKLDGLLRNKAALRKVRQAGKAFIFDLHHPERIKKSFLKGVYSPSFE, from the coding sequence ATGATGAAGGTGCTGATGCTGTCGCTTGAAAATCCTTGTGCCATCAAAAGCGGAGCAGGACGGTATTTGCAAAACCAGCTTGACCTATTAAAAGAGGACATCATGTTTACGGTCTTAACGACGCACAGAGGAGAACGGTGCTTCGATGGCGGCGGTCAATGGAAAATGCTTGAGATTCCGCTCGAACTTGCAGCACACGCTTCTTTTGAGGATGCGCTGGCAGAGATGAATATTCAGATGATCAAAAAAACGTTTGAATATAAAGGCAGCTTTGACATCATTCATGCTCATGACGATGTCACGGCTCCCGCCGCCGTTTACCTCAAACGCGCCTTAAATCTCCCGCTCATTTCCACCGTACACGGCTTTGAAAGCGACCGGCAAAAAGCGGCTGGCCGGAAAGCGCACCCCTACAGGCTGCTGCTTGAGCGTTTGCTATTAAAAGAAAGCGGGCGCATCATCGTGTTGAGCAGCATGATGAAAGACTTCGTGAAAGAAAGATCTCCAGAAGCAGCGGAAAAAGTTCGAATCATTCCCAATCCGTGCCGAAAAACAAAAACGGTAAAAAGCCGGCCGAAAACCGCCCCATATCTTTTTTCTTACGGCCGATTCGTTCCGGAAAAAGGTTTTTTGCAGCTCATCCGCGCCTTTAATGAACTCGCGAGGCTACAGGACGGTCTTGAACTTGTCATAGCCGGTGAAGGCCCTCTCAAAAGCGCATATGAGAGAGAAGCCAGATCGTTAGGCATGGAGGATCGCCTCACAGTTCTCCCTTTCCTCTCAGATCAAGAAAGGGAGAACTGGCTCGGATTCTGTGAAATGGCTGTTTTTCCAAGCGGATATGAGCCATTCGGCATCGCTGTTCAGGAAAGCATGGCAGCGGGCGTTCCCGTTGCTGTCGGAAAAACCGGAGGATGGAACGATTTTGTCATGGATTTTAAAACAGGCTTTCACATCGATTTTACGGATGCGTATGAAGCCGGCCGCAAGCTGGACGGACTTCTTCGCAACAAGGCGGCTTTGAGAAAGGTCAGACAGGCGGGAAAAGCATTCATCTTCGATCTCCATCACCCGGAGAGGATAAAAAAATCGTTTTTGAAAGGTGTGTACAGCCCGTCATTTGAATAA